Genomic segment of Novosphingobium decolorationis:
CGCCCTCACGACCCAGAAGGTTCGCACCGATTCATCGACCTTCTGTTTCGTCGGTCTGGAAGCCTATGAGGCCGCAGGCGGCACGATCACCCGCGACCTGTTCGGAGAGACCGGGTATGCCGATGATCCGGTTTTGCTGGACGAACTGGTTTCCGCCAAGCTGGAGAGCATTCGTGCCGGGTTCGAGGCCGAGGGCTGGAAGATCGTCGAGGTTTCCGCCGAGGCGCCCCACGACATTTACAGCCGTGGTTATCTGCGCCCCGAGACGTGCGAACCGACCAACGAGGAAGCGGCTGAGCTTGCCGGGCTCGATGCCCAGATTGAAGCGCTGGAAGCCGAAGGCCGCGAGGATAGCGAAGAAGCCGCCGCACTGTTTGACCAGCGCGACGCGATCACGGAAGGCTTCGAGGCATTCACCGACGCGCAGAAGGCCAACGGCGGGGTTTGTGCCTATATCGGCTACAAAGGCGATTTAGTCCTTCGCCACTGGACCGTTTACGTCGAGCGGCTCACCGCCAAGGTCGAAGAATCCGGTCCTTATGCCGCCAGCATGATCGAGCGTTTGACGGCCATTCGCACGATGGCGCTGCAACATGAGGTTGCGGCCCAGCCTGCCCTTGCCCTCGACATTCTGCTGGATAGCATGACCGCGCAGTTGCTCCACGGCCAGCAGAGCTACAACCTTGCCGCCGATATTCATCCGACCGTGACCCGCCACACGGTCGAGCAGGACATGCTTGATGGCAGCCGCCTTGCCGACCTTCCTGCCCAGCTTGTCGAGCGGTTCGCGGATATTCCCGCGGATCGTCGTTTCGAGACGATCCGCGCTATGGATGAGGCTGACAAGATGCAGTTGCTCGCTGCATTGGTGGCGACCTCCATCAATGGCACAATCTTCAATCACGGCGGGATCGGCGCGCGGCAGGCTACAGCCGACAAGTACGCCGATGCCGCTGGCCTCGATCTTCGCCAGCACTGGACACCGGGCCAGACCTTTTCGATCGACTCAAGAAGTCGAGCCTGCTGGCAATCCTGGCCGAAGAATGCGGCGAGGGCGCCGCCGAGAATTGCGCCAAGATGAAGAAGGGCGACCTTGCCGTTGCCGTCAACGAGCGGCTGCCCGTTGGCTGGTTGCCCGAACCGGCCCGCCGGTTTACGCCTCTTCGCGAGCAGCCCACGGACGAAGGCGAAATGTCCAAGGTTGCTTGATGTGCTGGCCGGTGGAGCGTGTCGCTCCACCGGCCTCCCTTTCGATGAGGAAGCTGCGCGTTCGGCTCCTGCCTAGTCGCATTTGCACCGGTGCAATTGTAGCCGCATCCGGCTTCCATGTCGCTGCCGGAGCCCCGCTTTCTTGATACGCGCTGTACGCAAATCGGCGCTCTTCACCACAAAAGGGCAGGGCGCAATGCCGGTTCGGCGGCGTCGTTTGAACGCTCTCGCTGCTGGGTGAACGGACGTTCCGACAGATCGCCAAAGGGTGGGCTCCCAACAGCTATCGCAGTGCGACTGGGGACATCCGCGTCCTGATCAGAATCCTGAACCGAGTGAGAGCGAAGCTCTGTGTATAATGGGAACGTCCGTCTTCGCGGGTGCTGTCCGACGCATCTGGTGTCCGGCCCTTGCTATGCGGGAAGGGCTTCGCCCCAAGCAGAAAGCCGCTGCGATGCCGCTACGGTTTCCACGACGTGGACCCTCCGTCTTTCGACTTGCCCGCGCATGGTCCGCCCCCCGTTCCGGCGATGCGTCAGCAACCTTTTGAAGAAGGACAGGACCCATGCAAAATATCGCAGAGTTTCGGATCATCGGCCGCGTCGGGAAAATCGAGATCAAGGACAAGGTAGCCTTCCTCGACATCGCGGCAAACTATAGCCGCAAGGTCGGCGAAGAATGGGAAGACGACCCGCACTGGAACCGCGTAACCCTATTTGGCAAGGCCGCCGAGCGCGCCGCTCGGATCGGTAAGGGCGATCTTCTCCATATCGCCGGCCGGGTACGGCAAAGCAGTTATCAGCGCGAAGACGGCGAGCGGATCTTTAACGTTGACCTTATCGTCGAGCGGTTCGCGGCCCTGCTGCGCAGTGAAAATGGGCGAGGTGGCGATTAGAAGCTGCTCGTAGGTTCCCGAAGGATCGAAGGCGGTGCAACAGCGCCGCCTTCGTCGTTTTATACTGTGAGCCTCAAGCTCACTCCAGGCCTGACTGAGCCAGCGTTGATCGGGCTGACGTCGGACGTTCGAGTTCGGCGAGCTTTTGCGCGATCTCTGCGGCTTCATGCGTTGCGATGGCCTTGGCAATCGCGCGCGCATCGGCCTTCTCCATAGCCGATATCTTTACGCGCCCCAAGGCCGCGAACAACGTGTCGCGCCCGGCGTCGCGGGCAGCCTTCTCAGCTTCCCTGGCTTGTTGGTCGAGCGCGGCGAGTTCGGAGCGCAGCGCCGCGCGTCGGTTCTCGATAGCGGCGAGGGAGGATTTTTTTCGGGCGGGTTTCGGCATGAAAACGGCTCCGTGAAGTTCGAGGATGAGCGCGGATTCTGTCTGATGCCAAGCGTGCTCGCTAGATGTGCTGGCCACGAAATGCGATGAATGGAGTCTGCGCATAGATAGCGCGCACGTCGGAGGAAGGCTGCATCTTGTTGCCTGGGCGATGTGCTTTAGAATGCAGGCAATTCCTCCTTCCACGTTTCTTGGCCTGTTCAGTTTTGGCGGTGGCCCAAGAAGGGGAATTTGGGTTCGGATAGGGATGGCAGGATATGCCAATTGGCACCAATGATAACATTGGTTCGTTTGGCGGCCGCTGCACGGGGCTTCTAGTGGATTGACCGCAACGAAAGAGTCCGTCTGGGGATTCCCACCGGCTTGCAGGCGTGCCAGTCTCGGAGGATGCGCGATGGGATCAGCTTCACCGTTTCGGCTTCCGACCGTCAACGCCTGGACGACATCGTGTCGGCTCCCTTGAGCCCGCAGAAACATGTCTGGCGCGCCCGTATCGTGCTTTTGAGCAGCGATGGCCTGGGGACCTCGGCGATCATGGCGGCCACAGGCAAGTCGAAGACCTGCGTGTGGCGCTGGCAGGAGCGCTTCATGCACGAAGGTGTAGATGGTCTTCTTCGCGACAAGTCCCGTCCGCCCGGCAAGGCGCCAGTGTTGCCCAAGCGCGTGGCCGAGATTGTCCGGCTGACGCAGGAACCGCCGCCGCATGAGGCAACCCACTGGACGGCGCGCGCGATGGCCAAAGCGGTCGGGCTTGCCGTTTCGACAGTGCAGTCGATCTGGAAGGCGCATGGGCTTGCTCCGCATCGCTGGCGCAGCTTCAAGCTGTCGAACGATCCGGCTTTCGCCGAAAAGCTCACCGAGATCGTCGGCCTCTATGTCGATCCGCCCGCCCATGCGGTGGTCCT
This window contains:
- a CDS encoding ParB/RepB/Spo0J family partition protein, which codes for MTTILKLSQLRLSPLNVRKVEPTGIEALADDIHAHGLIQSLGVYEDAGKFWVFAGGRRFRALELLKKRKDVTAAFPVPVIIKDKADAIELSLVENTQRENMHPADAVSAFAQLRDEGGMSAEDIAARFGYSTGHVAKLLRLGSLAPALLEAFAADTIGMEAAQAFTMSEDHAAQIEAFERCGNSPAAIRRALTTQKVRTDSSTFCFVGLEAYEAAGGTITRDLFGETGYADDPVLLDELVSAKLESIRAGFEAEGWKIVEVSAEAPHDIYSRGYLRPETCEPTNEEAAELAGLDAQIEALEAEGREDSEEAAALFDQRDAITEGFEAFTDAQKANGGVCAYIGYKGDLVLRHWTVYVERLTAKVEESGPYAASMIERLTAIRTMALQHEVAAQPALALDILLDSMTAQLLHGQQSYNLAADIHPTVTRHTVEQDMLDGSRLADLPAQLVERFADIPADRRFETIRAMDEADKMQLLAALVATSINGTIFNHGGIGARQATADKYADAAGLDLRQHWTPGQTFSIDSRSRACWQSWPKNAARAPPRIAPR
- a CDS encoding single-stranded DNA-binding protein; the protein is MQNIAEFRIIGRVGKIEIKDKVAFLDIAANYSRKVGEEWEDDPHWNRVTLFGKAAERAARIGKGDLLHIAGRVRQSSYQREDGERIFNVDLIVERFAALLRSENGRGGD